The Desulfoscipio gibsoniae DSM 7213 genome contains a region encoding:
- the greA gene encoding transcription elongation factor GreA, producing the protein MSDKEVILTIEGLKKLEQELEELKSVRRREVAQRIKQAIEFGDISENSEYEDAKNEQAFNEGRILTLEKMLRNAKIIDDENLGTEVVSIGSTVLLRDIEFDEEFQCTIVGSAEADPGENKISNESPVGKAILGRSKGETVEVTVPAGVLKYHIVDIVK; encoded by the coding sequence ATGAGTGATAAGGAAGTTATTCTTACTATAGAAGGCCTTAAAAAGCTGGAACAGGAATTGGAAGAGTTAAAATCGGTGCGTCGCCGGGAGGTCGCTCAGCGGATTAAGCAGGCCATAGAATTTGGCGATATTAGCGAGAACTCGGAATACGAGGACGCCAAAAATGAGCAGGCCTTTAATGAGGGGCGCATCTTAACACTGGAAAAAATGCTGCGTAACGCCAAAATTATTGATGACGAAAACCTGGGCACCGAGGTGGTATCCATTGGGTCTACCGTGCTTTTGCGTGATATAGAATTTGATGAAGAGTTTCAGTGTACTATAGTTGGCTCTGCGGAAGCCGACCCCGGGGAGAATAAAATATCCAATGAATCTCCAGTTGGTAAAGCCATACTGGGCAGGTCAAAGGGTGAAACCGTGGAAGTTACCGTCCCGGCGGGGGTCTTAAAGTACCATATAGTAGATATTGTTAAGTAG
- the lysS gene encoding lysine--tRNA ligase: MSSDKSNQDVNVSRSQSEDINELIRVRLAKLAEFKEQGLNPYGGKYERTHTAREILDNFEGFESRQVSLAGRVMAKRGHGKAGFANIQDSTGQIQIYARLNDIGEQAYDLFTKLDIGDIVGVTGKIFKTRMGEITLAVETLRLLSKSLRPLPEKWHGLKDVELRYRQRYVDLIVNPDVKEAFIKRSRIIQAIRGYLDQRGFLEVETPMMHSIAGGAAARPFITHHNTLDMDLFLRIAPELYLKRLLVGGFERVYEINRNFRNEGISTKHNPEFTMLELYQAYADYHDMMDLAEDLICTVAEQVLDTNVVRYGDVDISLAKPWARVPMLEAVKKYSGVDFESLSTGDEAYAAVQQLPVEVERGESWGAILNKVFEEMVEPNLMQPTFIYDYPLDISPLAKKKEDRPDLTYRFELFIYGREMANAFSELNDPLDQKERFLSQLEKRRAGDDEAHMMDEDYVNALEYGMPPAGGLGIGIDRLVMLLTNAASIRDVILFPLMKPRES, translated from the coding sequence ATGTCCAGCGATAAATCAAATCAAGATGTAAATGTATCCCGTTCTCAAAGCGAGGATATCAATGAGTTGATACGAGTGCGGCTGGCCAAATTGGCTGAATTCAAGGAGCAGGGCCTCAATCCCTATGGAGGAAAATACGAGCGTACACACACGGCCCGTGAAATACTGGATAATTTTGAGGGTTTTGAAAGCCGGCAGGTTTCCCTGGCCGGCCGGGTTATGGCTAAACGGGGGCATGGTAAGGCTGGTTTTGCCAACATACAGGATAGCACGGGTCAAATACAAATTTATGCTCGTTTAAACGACATTGGCGAGCAGGCATATGACCTGTTTACGAAACTGGATATAGGCGATATTGTGGGGGTAACCGGCAAAATCTTTAAAACCCGTATGGGTGAAATCACCCTGGCGGTGGAGACACTGCGCCTGTTAAGCAAATCTTTGCGTCCCCTGCCTGAAAAATGGCATGGTTTAAAAGATGTAGAGCTGCGCTACCGGCAACGTTATGTGGATTTAATTGTCAACCCGGACGTTAAGGAAGCATTTATAAAGCGCAGCCGGATTATTCAAGCTATTAGAGGGTATTTAGACCAGCGGGGCTTTTTGGAAGTGGAAACACCCATGATGCATTCCATCGCCGGCGGAGCGGCGGCCCGGCCCTTTATTACCCATCACAATACGTTGGATATGGACCTGTTTTTGCGGATTGCCCCGGAGCTTTATTTAAAGAGACTGCTGGTGGGCGGCTTTGAGCGGGTATATGAAATTAACCGCAATTTCCGCAATGAGGGTATCAGTACCAAACATAACCCCGAGTTTACCATGTTGGAGCTCTACCAGGCCTATGCCGACTATCACGACATGATGGACCTGGCTGAAGACCTTATTTGTACTGTTGCCGAACAGGTGTTGGACACCAATGTGGTGCGCTATGGCGATGTTGATATAAGTCTGGCCAAACCCTGGGCCCGGGTACCCATGTTGGAAGCAGTCAAAAAATATAGCGGAGTGGACTTCGAGTCGCTGAGTACAGGTGACGAAGCTTATGCGGCCGTGCAGCAATTGCCTGTCGAGGTGGAGCGCGGTGAATCCTGGGGTGCCATTCTAAACAAGGTGTTTGAGGAAATGGTTGAGCCCAATTTAATGCAACCCACATTTATATATGATTATCCACTGGACATATCGCCCCTGGCCAAGAAAAAAGAGGACAGGCCCGACCTTACCTACCGGTTTGAGTTGTTTATTTACGGGCGGGAAATGGCCAACGCCTTTTCCGAGCTAAACGACCCGCTGGATCAGAAGGAAAGGTTTTTGAGCCAGCTGGAAAAAAGGCGGGCCGGTGACGATGAGGCGCACATGATGGACGAAGACTACGTCAATGCACTGGAATACGGTATGCCACCTGCGGGGGGATTGGGCATCGGCATTGACAGGTTGGTGATGCTTTTGACGAATGCTGCGTCCATAAGGGATGTTATTTTGTTCCCGTTAATGAAGCCGCGAGAGAGTTAG
- a CDS encoding Gx transporter family protein, whose amino-acid sequence MSKTKRLVIIALFIAQATALNIVENFITLPIAVQGVKLGLANIITLLALLILGWKDAFLIVTLRCLLAALYGGNPVGFLFSISGGLLSTLIMVLMWKYLGRHISIVTISLMGAVGHNIGQLFVASLMIQDFRIYVYLPVLLVSALITGYIVGFVTTQTYNVLLKQNKQPF is encoded by the coding sequence ATGTCTAAGACCAAGCGACTGGTTATAATAGCTTTGTTTATTGCCCAGGCAACGGCACTAAATATAGTTGAAAATTTTATCACACTGCCCATTGCCGTTCAGGGCGTAAAGCTGGGACTGGCCAATATAATTACCCTGCTGGCTTTATTAATCCTGGGATGGAAAGACGCATTTTTAATCGTCACCCTGCGGTGCCTGCTGGCCGCCCTGTACGGTGGCAACCCGGTGGGGTTTTTATTCAGCATCAGCGGAGGTTTGTTAAGTACATTAATTATGGTTTTAATGTGGAAATATTTAGGCAGGCACATTAGCATCGTAACTATCAGCCTGATGGGAGCCGTTGGACATAATATAGGTCAATTATTTGTAGCCAGTTTAATGATACAGGATTTTCGCATTTATGTTTACCTGCCTGTTTTGTTGGTGTCGGCGCTTATAACAGGCTATATTGTCGGCTTTGTTACAACCCAAACCTATAATGTATTACTCAAGCAAAATAAACAACCCTTTTAG
- a CDS encoding FAD:protein FMN transferase, which translates to MVVNRKLAGWATAFIFLAFSCAGCSTTEKQEPYTARDFKLDTEIIITIEDSQAPKICSHILQRITQIEKKMTLFSNDSEIARLNAQAGLKSVEVSTDTHYVLSRAVFISTLTQGAYDPTIGPLVKLWDIGSGLATVPSATGIQKAKALVDYKSLQINNDSGPSVLVTRPGQVVDLGGIAKGYAGDEAKRILLEHGVLRGIINLGGNVMAIGSKKDGSPWRVGIQNPLAPRGTYLGIVYVTDKAVVTSGGYERYFIKDGRRYHHIIDPATGYPADNSLISVTVVTKMGIDADALSTGAYVLGLTEGMKLIDSLDGVEAIFVTNDKKVYISQGLKNNYFQLTDEDFSYDE; encoded by the coding sequence ATGGTCGTTAACCGTAAGCTTGCCGGATGGGCAACCGCTTTTATTTTTTTAGCTTTTTCCTGCGCCGGCTGCTCAACAACAGAAAAACAAGAACCATATACCGCCCGGGACTTTAAGCTGGACACCGAAATAATTATTACCATTGAAGATAGCCAGGCCCCCAAAATCTGCTCCCATATATTACAAAGGATAACTCAAATAGAAAAAAAGATGACCCTTTTTAGTAATGACAGTGAAATTGCCAGGCTTAACGCACAGGCCGGGTTAAAATCAGTAGAGGTCAGTACAGATACCCATTATGTATTGTCCAGGGCCGTATTCATAAGCACCTTGACACAGGGTGCTTATGACCCTACCATCGGGCCGCTGGTTAAACTTTGGGACATTGGTTCAGGCCTTGCCACCGTACCTAGTGCTACCGGTATACAAAAGGCAAAGGCCCTGGTGGATTACAAATCATTGCAAATCAACAATGACAGCGGGCCTTCAGTTCTGGTCACTCGCCCGGGGCAGGTGGTGGATTTAGGGGGCATTGCCAAGGGTTATGCAGGGGACGAGGCCAAAAGAATACTGTTGGAACACGGAGTACTGCGAGGCATAATTAACCTGGGCGGCAATGTTATGGCTATAGGCAGTAAAAAAGACGGCAGTCCTTGGCGCGTGGGTATCCAAAATCCACTGGCACCCAGGGGTACATACCTGGGCATTGTTTACGTAACCGATAAGGCTGTAGTAACCTCCGGCGGCTATGAGCGTTATTTTATTAAAGATGGCCGGCGCTACCACCATATTATTGACCCCGCTACGGGGTACCCTGCAGATAATAGTTTGATTAGCGTTACCGTGGTCACTAAAATGGGCATTGATGCCGATGCTTTATCCACCGGGGCATATGTTTTGGGCCTGACAGAGGGCATGAAGCTTATCGACAGCCTGGATGGAGTAGAAGCCATCTTTGTCACCAACGATAAAAAAGTTTATATAAGCCAGGGACTAAAAAACAATTATTTTCAATTAACTGATGAAGATTTTAGTTATGATGAATAG
- a CDS encoding stalk domain-containing protein — protein sequence MKSRKICTAAIITAIAIFACTGLVSAGTEGLQAIAAKFNFNINGQNITLPEQQQPVVIDGKTYLPVRAMGEVLEKRIGWNQQTKTVYVGDLLQDGIYKAAGDDFDEHGWKGEVEITVVDGKIDNAKYDEINEQGVYKSADEAYLQQFKEITKVDLIQSYTTLQNSLIEVQNPDMVDTVSGATGASNNFKMLANEALTAGPLLEGQ from the coding sequence GTGAAAAGTAGAAAGATATGCACAGCCGCCATCATCACGGCAATTGCCATTTTCGCTTGTACAGGCCTGGTTTCAGCAGGCACGGAAGGCTTACAAGCCATTGCCGCCAAATTTAATTTTAATATCAATGGTCAAAATATTACCCTGCCTGAACAGCAACAGCCCGTTGTTATTGACGGTAAAACCTACCTGCCCGTGCGGGCTATGGGCGAAGTATTGGAAAAAAGAATCGGCTGGAATCAACAAACCAAAACTGTTTACGTGGGCGATTTACTGCAAGATGGTATATACAAAGCAGCCGGAGACGATTTTGATGAACATGGCTGGAAGGGCGAAGTGGAGATAACTGTAGTTGATGGCAAAATTGACAATGCCAAATACGATGAGATCAATGAGCAAGGGGTGTACAAAAGCGCTGACGAAGCATATCTGCAGCAGTTTAAAGAAATTACCAAAGTTGATTTAATACAATCCTACACCACACTGCAAAATTCATTAATTGAAGTGCAAAATCCGGATATGGTTGACACGGTCTCCGGAGCCACCGGTGCATCAAATAATTTTAAAATGCTGGCCAACGAAGCCCTGACCGCCGGACCGCTTTTAGAAGGTCAATAA
- a CDS encoding CtsR family transcriptional regulator: MSSLSNIIEQYLNKLFQQSGEKIVEIQRNELAEKFDCAPSQINYVLATRFTIEKGYVVESRRGGGGFVRIVKVPLNAGELDLVSEVVNLVGDRISERGAGAILSRLLEEEMVSPREAAIVKACLARNVLRIGLPARDQLRANILKSVLMVIFKNYK, translated from the coding sequence ATGTCCAGCCTGTCCAACATTATCGAGCAGTATTTAAATAAATTGTTCCAGCAAAGCGGTGAAAAAATCGTGGAAATACAGCGCAATGAGCTGGCAGAAAAATTTGATTGTGCTCCCTCACAAATTAATTACGTTTTGGCCACCAGGTTTACCATTGAAAAGGGGTACGTGGTGGAAAGCCGCCGGGGTGGCGGGGGGTTTGTGCGGATAGTTAAGGTGCCGCTTAACGCCGGGGAGCTGGACCTGGTTAGTGAAGTGGTCAATTTGGTGGGTGACCGTATCTCCGAGCGTGGTGCCGGCGCCATTTTATCCCGGCTGCTGGAGGAGGAAATGGTTTCTCCCCGGGAGGCAGCTATTGTTAAGGCGTGTCTTGCCCGGAATGTATTGCGTATCGGTCTGCCGGCCCGGGATCAATTGCGAGCCAATATTCTTAAATCTGTATTAATGGTTATATTTAAAAACTATAAATAA
- a CDS encoding UvrB/UvrC motif-containing protein — protein sequence MLCDRCHERPATVHYTEIVNGHKAKLHLCEVCAAQIQTGGSGFMPQINLHNILASFLSQAPPAHPFTAKNRQEASCPTCGTTEGLFAQKGLLGCGDCYHYFGDRLEPLMRRIHGSSSHAGKVPERTGGRAKIIRQINEIKGRLQQAVAREEFEQAAQLRDQIRQLEQELSGGEHSGH from the coding sequence ATGCTTTGTGACAGATGTCATGAAAGACCCGCTACCGTACACTATACAGAGATTGTAAACGGGCATAAGGCCAAGCTGCATTTATGCGAGGTCTGTGCCGCTCAGATACAGACCGGGGGATCGGGTTTTATGCCTCAAATCAATTTGCATAATATATTGGCCAGTTTCTTGAGCCAGGCACCGCCGGCGCATCCGTTTACCGCTAAAAACCGCCAGGAAGCGAGCTGTCCCACGTGTGGCACCACCGAGGGTTTATTTGCCCAAAAGGGTTTATTGGGATGCGGTGACTGTTACCATTATTTTGGTGACCGTCTGGAACCTCTGATGCGTAGAATCCATGGTTCCAGCAGCCATGCGGGCAAGGTGCCCGAGCGCACCGGCGGGCGGGCCAAAATAATCAGACAAATAAACGAAATAAAAGGCCGGCTGCAACAGGCCGTGGCGCGGGAAGAATTTGAACAGGCGGCTCAGCTGCGTGACCAAATCCGGCAATTGGAGCAGGAGCTATCAGGGGGTGAGCACAGTGGGCATTAA
- a CDS encoding protein arginine kinase, with the protein MGIKETMNSAKSGWMAGGGPEGDILISSRVRVARNLKGYAYPHLLDQEKAEQVIHAVQLALDSQAIKSRLDELETIRMSELSPVERQILVEKHLISPNLLEEYSKKAVVLQDDEVISIMINEEDHLRIQCLLPGLQLEKAWALVNQIDDGLENTLDYAFSEKFGYLTACPTNTGTGMRASVMLHLPGLVLVDQVGAVLTTVSKLGFTVRGLYGEGTEALGNLFQLSNQVTMGHSEQEIINSLNSVTGQILAQEREARKALMQQRKDQLEDKMGRSYGILKYAHMISSEEAMRRISDVRMGVDLQLIDGLTAEQLTELMVMTRPAYLAKEGNNKLDPLRRDILRAEIIRNKLNKGG; encoded by the coding sequence GTGGGCATTAAGGAAACGATGAACAGTGCTAAAAGCGGCTGGATGGCAGGAGGCGGCCCCGAGGGGGATATATTGATCAGCAGCCGGGTCAGGGTGGCCCGCAACCTGAAGGGATATGCTTATCCTCATTTGCTGGATCAGGAAAAAGCTGAACAAGTTATTCATGCGGTACAGTTGGCACTGGACAGCCAGGCCATTAAAAGCCGGTTGGATGAACTGGAAACTATACGCATGTCTGAATTGAGCCCCGTGGAGAGGCAAATACTAGTTGAGAAACATTTAATTAGCCCCAACCTTTTAGAGGAATACAGTAAAAAAGCCGTGGTTTTGCAGGATGATGAAGTGATCAGCATTATGATCAATGAAGAGGATCATTTGCGTATTCAGTGCTTGTTGCCTGGACTGCAGCTGGAAAAGGCCTGGGCACTGGTAAACCAAATAGATGATGGCTTGGAGAACACGCTGGATTATGCATTTTCCGAAAAATTCGGCTACCTTACCGCTTGTCCCACAAATACCGGCACGGGTATGCGGGCATCGGTTATGCTGCATTTGCCCGGCTTGGTGCTGGTGGACCAGGTGGGCGCGGTGCTTACCACTGTCTCCAAGCTGGGTTTTACGGTGCGGGGACTGTATGGTGAGGGCACCGAGGCGCTGGGTAATTTATTTCAGCTGAGCAACCAGGTTACGATGGGGCATTCAGAACAGGAAATTATCAATAGCTTAAATTCGGTTACCGGGCAGATCCTGGCCCAGGAGCGGGAGGCCCGCAAAGCATTAATGCAGCAACGTAAAGATCAGCTGGAAGATAAAATGGGGCGTTCCTATGGCATATTGAAATATGCACATATGATATCTTCCGAAGAAGCCATGCGCCGTATATCCGATGTCAGAATGGGGGTTGATCTGCAGCTGATAGATGGCCTTACGGCGGAACAATTAACGGAATTAATGGTTATGACACGCCCGGCGTATCTGGCCAAGGAGGGGAATAATAAGTTGGACCCCCTGCGCCGGGATATTTTAAGGGCCGAGATTATCCGTAACAAGTTAAATAAGGGAGGTTGA
- a CDS encoding ATP-dependent Clp protease ATP-binding subunit: MDVLFGRFTQRAQKVLMLAQEEAKRFNHPYVGTEHILLGLISEGEGVAAKALASLGVQADKVRAMVEQSIGQGEGTPREMALTPRVKRVLELSVDEARRMGTNYVGTEHLLLGLIREGEGVAAQVLGALDVNQERVRQIVIQLLGGAGGMSQGQQPQPGCAGGACGTKTATLDQYGRDLTSMAREDNLDPVVGREKEIERVVQILSRRTKNNPVLIGDPGVGKTAVVEGLAQRIVAGNVPEILLQKRLVTLDLASLVAGTKYRGEFEERLKKVVEEITREKDVIVFIDELHTIIGAGAAEGAIDAANILKPALARGELQCIGATTLDEYRKHIERDSALERRFQPITVEEPSVEETVQILTGLRDKYEAHHRVRITDDALKAAARLSDRYITDRFLPDKAIDLMDEAGSRVRLQAFTAPPDVKDLEQRIEEICKEKEAAVNNQEFEKAAQLRDEESKLRQELDGKRSTWQQQKGGKKLEVTAEDIAQIVASWTGIPVKKLAEEESDRLLRMEEILHQRVVGQDEAVAAVSRAIRRARAGLKDPKRPIGSFIFLGPTGVGKTELARALAEAMFGDEDAMVRIDMSEYMEKFAVSRLVGAPPGYVGYDEGGQLTDAVRRKPYSVVLLDEIEKAHPDVFNILLQVLEDGRLTDAKGRTVDFRNTVIIMTSNVGVGLIKRETTMGFKTNEGANTSYENMKKRVMDDLRRAFRPEFLNRIDDIIVFHGLSQVHIKEIVGLMVQEVAGRLAENEIAIEVTDAAGEYLAREGFDEEYGARPLRRAIQKEIEDRLSEEMLRGTFRRGDRVLIDKETGGGLKVVKI; this comes from the coding sequence ATGGATGTGTTATTCGGCAGATTTACGCAAAGAGCGCAGAAAGTACTCATGCTGGCCCAGGAAGAGGCTAAACGATTTAATCACCCCTATGTGGGTACTGAACATATACTATTAGGGCTGATTAGTGAGGGTGAAGGGGTGGCGGCCAAGGCTTTGGCCAGTTTAGGCGTACAGGCCGACAAGGTGCGGGCCATGGTTGAACAGTCCATTGGTCAAGGCGAAGGAACGCCCCGTGAAATGGCTCTGACGCCTCGGGTAAAAAGGGTATTGGAGCTATCAGTTGATGAGGCGCGCCGTATGGGCACCAATTACGTGGGCACTGAACACCTGCTTTTGGGTTTGATCCGGGAGGGAGAAGGTGTGGCGGCCCAGGTATTGGGTGCTTTGGACGTCAACCAGGAAAGGGTGCGTCAAATAGTTATCCAATTGCTGGGCGGAGCCGGGGGCATGTCCCAGGGACAGCAACCCCAACCGGGCTGCGCCGGGGGGGCCTGTGGCACCAAGACAGCTACCCTGGACCAGTATGGACGGGATTTGACCTCTATGGCCCGCGAGGACAACCTGGATCCCGTGGTTGGCCGGGAAAAGGAAATTGAGCGGGTGGTGCAAATTTTAAGCCGTCGCACCAAAAACAACCCCGTGCTCATCGGTGACCCCGGGGTAGGCAAAACCGCTGTTGTGGAAGGCTTGGCCCAGCGTATTGTAGCTGGAAACGTACCAGAGATACTGCTGCAAAAGCGCCTGGTTACCCTGGATCTGGCCTCATTAGTGGCAGGCACCAAGTACCGGGGCGAGTTTGAGGAACGGCTAAAAAAAGTGGTTGAGGAAATCACCCGGGAAAAAGATGTTATCGTTTTTATTGACGAGCTGCACACCATTATTGGTGCCGGGGCTGCCGAGGGTGCCATTGATGCCGCCAATATATTAAAACCCGCTCTGGCCAGAGGGGAGCTGCAGTGTATTGGGGCTACCACTTTGGATGAATACCGTAAACATATTGAGCGGGACTCGGCATTGGAACGCCGTTTTCAGCCCATTACGGTGGAGGAACCCAGTGTGGAGGAAACGGTGCAGATTTTAACGGGGCTGCGCGATAAATACGAGGCTCATCACCGGGTGCGCATCACCGATGATGCCTTAAAAGCCGCGGCCCGGCTAAGCGATCGTTATATTACCGACCGCTTCTTGCCTGACAAGGCCATTGACTTGATGGATGAGGCGGGTTCCCGGGTGCGGTTGCAAGCTTTTACAGCACCCCCTGACGTAAAGGACCTGGAACAGCGCATTGAGGAGATCTGCAAGGAAAAAGAGGCTGCGGTAAATAATCAGGAATTTGAAAAAGCGGCCCAGCTGCGGGACGAGGAAAGTAAGTTAAGGCAGGAGCTGGATGGCAAACGCAGCACTTGGCAGCAGCAAAAGGGCGGCAAGAAACTGGAAGTAACCGCAGAGGATATCGCTCAAATTGTGGCCAGTTGGACGGGTATACCGGTTAAAAAACTGGCAGAGGAAGAATCAGACCGGCTGCTGCGTATGGAGGAAATACTGCACCAGCGGGTAGTCGGCCAGGATGAAGCTGTTGCGGCGGTATCCAGGGCTATTCGCCGTGCCCGGGCCGGGTTGAAGGATCCTAAGCGGCCCATTGGTTCATTTATCTTTTTGGGACCCACAGGGGTGGGTAAAACTGAGCTGGCCAGGGCGCTGGCCGAGGCTATGTTCGGCGATGAGGATGCAATGGTACGCATTGACATGAGCGAGTATATGGAAAAGTTTGCAGTTAGCCGGTTGGTGGGCGCGCCCCCTGGATACGTGGGTTATGATGAGGGTGGGCAATTAACCGACGCGGTACGGCGCAAACCCTATTCCGTAGTGCTGTTGGATGAAATTGAAAAAGCTCATCCGGATGTATTTAATATACTGCTGCAAGTGCTGGAGGATGGTCGTCTCACCGATGCCAAGGGCCGTACAGTGGATTTTCGCAACACGGTAATTATCATGACCTCCAATGTGGGTGTAGGATTGATTAAACGGGAAACCACAATGGGCTTTAAAACCAATGAGGGGGCCAATACAAGTTACGAAAATATGAAAAAAAGGGTTATGGATGACTTGCGCCGCGCCTTTAGGCCGGAGTTCTTAAATCGTATTGATGATATAATTGTCTTTCACGGGCTGAGTCAGGTCCATATTAAGGAAATTGTGGGACTGATGGTACAGGAAGTGGCCGGGCGTCTGGCTGAAAATGAGATAGCCATTGAAGTTACCGATGCGGCCGGGGAGTACCTGGCCCGGGAAGGGTTTGACGAAGAATATGGTGCCAGGCCGCTGCGCCGGGCCATTCAGAAGGAGATCGAAGACCGCCTGTCGGAGGAAATGCTGCGTGGAACCTTTAGGCGTGGCGACCGGGTACTAATTGACAAAGAAACCGGCGGGGGTTTGAAAGTAGTCAAAATTTAA
- the radA gene encoding DNA repair protein RadA — MTAKKTGYYCQQCGHFTSRWMGRCSGCGGWNTYVEEVAVPARHGRASGHREEDPRPLIEVPLMDGERRSTGMAELNRVLGGGVVPGSLILLGGDPGIGKSTLLLQVAGAVGSAGHRVLYVSGEESPHQLKLRAERLGVNSTELYVYPQTNLETVEEQLARVNPSLVVVDSIQTMFLSDISSAPGSVSQVRECTARLMQLAKKQSVSIFVVGHVTKEGMIAGPRVMEHMVDVVLYFEGERHQTFRILRGVKNRFGSTNEIGVFEMSGTGLREVANPSSFFLMDHVCRNVAGTVVVPTLEGTRPLLVEIQGLVCPTSFGTPRRMTAGVDHNRVALIMAVLEKRLGLMLGNCDAYVNVVGGVRIDEPAADLGIAVALASSFRDRAIDGSMVVMGELGLTGEIRPVTAVDKRIREAAQLGFGCCIVPRQKGLPKAGELDIKEAATLAEAFDLVF; from the coding sequence GTGACTGCAAAAAAAACAGGTTATTATTGCCAGCAATGCGGGCATTTTACTTCCCGGTGGATGGGTCGCTGTTCCGGTTGCGGGGGATGGAACACCTACGTGGAAGAGGTTGCTGTACCCGCGCGGCATGGCCGGGCGTCGGGGCACCGGGAGGAAGATCCCCGTCCCCTGATAGAGGTTCCCCTGATGGATGGCGAACGCCGGTCCACGGGTATGGCTGAATTAAATCGTGTGCTGGGCGGCGGTGTGGTGCCGGGTTCGCTAATATTATTGGGCGGCGACCCGGGCATTGGTAAATCAACTTTGCTTTTGCAAGTCGCCGGTGCGGTGGGCTCTGCCGGTCACCGGGTGCTTTATGTGTCGGGGGAGGAATCACCTCACCAGCTGAAGCTGCGCGCTGAACGGCTTGGGGTAAACAGTACCGAGCTTTACGTATATCCACAAACTAATCTGGAAACCGTGGAAGAGCAGTTGGCCAGGGTAAATCCTTCGCTGGTAGTGGTAGATTCCATCCAGACGATGTTTTTATCCGATATTTCATCTGCTCCCGGCAGTGTGAGCCAGGTGCGGGAATGTACCGCGCGGCTTATGCAGCTGGCCAAAAAACAGTCGGTATCAATTTTTGTTGTAGGGCACGTCACCAAGGAGGGCATGATTGCCGGCCCCCGGGTTATGGAACACATGGTGGACGTAGTGCTATACTTTGAAGGTGAGCGCCATCAAACATTTAGAATACTGCGCGGTGTAAAAAACCGTTTTGGTTCTACTAATGAAATTGGCGTTTTTGAGATGTCCGGCACCGGCCTGCGGGAGGTGGCCAATCCTTCTTCCTTTTTTTTAATGGATCATGTCTGCCGGAATGTGGCTGGAACAGTGGTGGTACCAACTCTGGAGGGTACCCGCCCTTTGTTGGTGGAGATTCAAGGACTGGTTTGCCCTACTTCCTTTGGCACGCCCAGGCGAATGACTGCCGGGGTGGATCATAATCGGGTGGCCCTGATTATGGCTGTGTTGGAAAAGCGTTTGGGGTTAATGTTGGGCAACTGTGATGCTTATGTTAACGTAGTGGGAGGTGTACGTATAGATGAGCCCGCGGCCGACCTGGGTATTGCAGTAGCACTGGCCTCCAGTTTTCGGGATCGGGCCATTGACGGGAGTATGGTAGTTATGGGTGAGCTGGGGCTGACCGGTGAAATCCGGCCGGTTACTGCGGTGGATAAAAGGATTCGGGAAGCCGCCCAACTGGGTTTCGGATGTTGCATAGTGCCCCGGCAAAAGGGTCTGCCCAAAGCAGGTGAGCTGGATATTAAAGAAGCAGCTACACTGGCAGAAGCGTTTGACTTAGTGTTTTAA